Proteins encoded within one genomic window of Cucumis sativus cultivar 9930 chromosome 3, Cucumber_9930_V3, whole genome shotgun sequence:
- the LOC116402450 gene encoding secreted RxLR effector protein 161-like, translating to MKDLRESKKILGIDIIRDRDQSTLSINQTSYCEKVIRRFNLTNARPVTLPIAHHFKLSAVNSPSETDIEHKLQMKNVPYSQAVGSLMYLMISTRPDLSYSASLVSKYMANSGRRHWEATKWIIRYLIWSKNARLNYQRTTEIELELIGYVDSDFAGDSDKRRSLTGYVFLYGRNLISWKAILQSIVALSTTEAEYIALSEGVKERLWLKGLMRDFGIK from the coding sequence ATGAAAGACTTAAGGGAATCTAAGAAGATCCTAGGTATAGACATCATTAGAGATAGGGACCAATCTACACTGAGCATAAACCAAACATCCTACTGTGAAAAAGTGATAAGAAGATTCAACCTCACTAATGCTAGACCAGTTACTCTCCCTATTGCTCATCATTTTAAGCTATCAGCTGTCAATTCCCCTAGTGAAACTGATATAGAACACAAgctacaaatgaaaaatgttccTTACAGTCAAGCAGTGGGAAGTTTAATGTACCTAATGATCTCTACAAGACCTGATCTATCCTATTCAGCAAGCCTAGTCAGCAAATATATGGCTAATTCTGGAAGAAGACACTGGGAAGCTACTAAATGGATAATCAGATACTTAATTTGGTCAAAGAATGCTAGATTGAACTACCAAAGGACCACTGAAATAGAACTAGAACTAATAGGATATGTAGACTCAGACTTTGCTGGTGACAGTGATAAAAGGAGAAGCCTAACCGGTTACGTTTTTCTCTACGGTCGTAATCTAATAAGTTGGAAAGCAATCCTACAATCCATTGTTGCTCTCTCAACTACCGAAGCAGAATATATTGCACTATCAGAAGGTGTAAAAGAGAGATTATGGCTTAAAGGATTGATGAGGGACTTTGGAATCAAATAG
- the LOC101216023 gene encoding plastidic ATP/ADP-transporter, with protein MEAVLQSKGLLSLPPNPKTRTFLPSHGLRQRILSTNPRNLSGFSLSSNGFQRFQGFVSKKPSFFSKERVSLICRAEAAAAPAADSDGQSGFGEIDTPKFLGIEVETLKKIVPLGLMFFCILFNYTILRDTKDVLVVTAKGSSAEIIPFLKTWVNLPMAVGFMLLYTKMANVLPRQALFYTVIVPFIAFFGAFGFLLYPLSNYIHPQAFADKLLNALGPRFLGPLAIMRIWSFCLFYVMAELWGSVVVSVLFWGFANQITTVDEAKKFYPLFGLGANVALIFSGRTVKYFSNMRKHLGPGVDGWAISLKAMMSIVVGMGLAICFLYWWVNKFAALPTRSKKKKAKVNMGTMESLKFLASSRYIRDLATLVVAYGISINLVEVTWKSKLKAQFPSPNEYSSFMGDFSTATGIVTFVMMLLSQYIFNKYGWGVAANITPTVLLVTGVAFFSLILFGGPIAPMLTQFGLTPLLAAVYVGAMQNIFSKSAKYSLFDPCKEMAYIPLDEDTKVKGKAAIDVVCNPLGKSGGALIQQFMILTFGSLANSTPYLGGVLLVIVLAWLGAARSLDSQFSALRREEELEKELERSAVKIPVVLQNDGDNGSLASRSPLNPTTGDSASSSSETSAPTNA; from the exons ATGGAGGCCGTTTTGCAGAGCAAAGGGCTTCTTTCTCTTCCCCCAAACCCCAAAACCAGGACTTTCTTACCTTCTCATGGCCTCAGACAAAGGATTTTATCTACAAATCCTCGAAATCTTTCTGGCTTTTCTCTTTCCTCAAATGGGTTTCAACGATTTCAAGGATTTGTATCAAAAAAACCTTCCTTCTTTTCTAAAGAACGAGTTTCTTTAATCTGTAGGGCTGAAGCTGCGGCAGCTCCGGCGGCGGATTCCGATGGTCAGTCGGGGTTTGGTGAAATTGATACCCCGAAATTTTTGGGGATTGAGGTTGAAACCCTTAAAAAGATTGTCCCTCTTGGGCTTATGTTCTTTTGCatcctttttaattatacGATTCTTAGAGATACTAAGGATGTTTTGGTTGTGACTGCTAAAGGTAGCAGTGCTGAGATTATTCCATTTTTGAAGACTTGGGTTAATTTACCTATGGCTGTTGGTTTCATGTTGTTGTATACCAAGATGGCTAATGTGTTGCCTAGACAGGCTCTGTTCTACACTGTTATTGTTCCATTCATTGCCTTTTTTGGGGCTTTTGGGTTTCTTTTATATCCTCTCAGCAATTATATTCATCCTCAAGCTTTTGCTGATAAGCTTCTCAACGCTCTTGGCCCGAGGTTCCTTGGCCCTCTGGCTATTATGAGGATTTGGAGCTTCTGTTTGTTTTATGTGATGGCTGAGCTGTGGGGAAGTGTTGTGGTTTCCGTTCTGTTCTGGGGATTTGCCAATCAG ATAACTACTGTTGACGAAGCCAAAAAGTTCTATCCCCTATTCGGACTTGGTGCAAATGTTGCCCTCATTTTCTCAGGCAGAACGGTGAAGTATTTCTCGAATATGAGGAAACACTTGGGTCCCGGAGTTGATGGTTGGGCAATATCTCTGAAAGCAATGATGAGTATCGTGGTGGGTATGGGACTTGCTATCTGTTTCCTGTATTGGTGGGTGAATAAATTTGCCGCTCTTCCCACTCGcagcaagaagaagaag GCAAAGGTTAACATGGGGACAATGGAGAGCTTGAAATTCTTGGCTTCTTCAAGATATATTCGGGATCTTGCCACTCTGGTGGTTGCGTACGGCATCAGTATCAATCTCGTTGAGGTTACATGGAAATCAAAGCTCAAAGCACAG TTTCCGAGCCCGAATGAATACTCCTCTTTCATGGGTGATTTCTCAACCGCTACTGGAATTGTGACATTCGTAATGATGTTGCTAAGtcaatatatattcaacaaatACGGATGGGGAGTAGCAGCCAACATTACGCCCACAGTGCTCCTCGTCACTGGAgttgctttcttttcattgaTCTTGTTTGGAGGCCCGATAGCCCCAATGCTTACACAGTTCGGCTTAACTCCTCTTCTTGCTGCTGTTTATGTGGGTGCTATGCAAAACATCTTCAGCAAGAGTGCCAAGTACAGTTTGTTTGATCCTTGCAAAGAAATGGCTTACATTCCTCTGGATGAGGATACCAAG GTTAAAGGGAAGGCTGCCATTGATGTCGTCTGCAACCCGTTGGGGAAGTCTGGAGGCGCTCTCATTCAACAGTTCATGATTTTGACATTCGGATCTCTTGCAAACTCGACTCCATACCTTGGAGGTGTCCTGTTGGTTATAGTGCTGGCATGGTTAGGAGCAGCTAGATCATTAGACAGCCAATTCAGTGCACTGCGTCGGGAAGAAGAGCTCGAGAAGGAGTTGGAAAGATCAGCCGTGAAGATCCCAGTCGTGTTGCAGAACGACGGTGACAATGGCTCCCTTGCGAGTCGCTCGCCTTTGAACCCGACAACAGGTGATTCTGCAAGCAGTTCATCTGAAACCTCAGCACCCACAAACGCTTAG
- the LOC101221010 gene encoding titin homolog: MADNCLFSEVEMAIDEAVGHPQAYAKLCRDRQAGLYTHGPPFTFTPYSLKKRETATARELDKLFPIINPKAKPTTKPKLFVSLLWKQLNHLGNAGFDPAVIRVDHYGNVLYYHADSASPLAWDIDHWFPCSRGGLTVPSNLRILQWQACKRKHHKLEFLVPWWDFQLGISVNQFLSIFASSNSDFRRRAFSFLFFEGENEELNTSQTVESHSFPQHFVEAKERLGFAPAAIVLSRRECYDSSSPLRSLDYNRQPRPSIPIVAARKVKPELLKENENPDFIANPYQAIVMARDSLRQRDERAKLKAEIQRVDGEVNDMKLNNEEEKLTIQDLELKLIKHKRRAEKCRRLAEAQSSHKTMLEKMIRDTMHQSVIYKEQLRLNQAASNALMARLEAQKAICNAAEKDLYQKYRQRDELEKQLRPEHDQARKRLRMDKMLLEETDSKTPTFFLPGIKPKTPTHKELRLFLEEEQRASECGLSQNGEQNQKESDVAMEKPGEHENSKAIVPLAEESLITQRFQNLEIGEAKRHDMLLFPFMQESDVEEEEEDEESRKQRGKGNIEKWLQMLLDENQEDARLQNEDESSRSTKMNANSPQKEVDVSTTTEEKNNKETGDKERTVEEKDRIDSKSEKDVNIEESEKKEQSGKEIKFTRSDSARIFRRIPSSPSLILGMKRGVDCMGKKPMVSGDDNVDVEDHASRNSFIKSSIKTLKKAVIRT, translated from the exons ATGGCCGACAATTGCTTGTTTAGTGAAGTAGAAATGGCGATCGATGAAGCTGTCGGCCACCCGCAAGCTTATGCCAAGCTCTGCCGCGATCGACAAGCTGGATTGTACACTCATGGTCCTCCTTTCACCTTCACGCCTTATAGTCTCAAGAAACGAGAG ACCGCAACAGCACGAGAACTTGATAAGTTGTTTCCAATTATAAATCCAAAGGCAAAGCCTACTACGAAGCCTAAGCTTTTTGTGAGTCTCTTATGGAAGCAACTCAATCATCTCGG GAATGCTGGCTTTGATCCTGCAGTAATTCGAGTTGACCATTACGGCAATGTTCTGTATTATCATGCTGATTCTGCTTCACCACTTGCTTGGGATATTGATCATTGGTTTCCCTGCTCAA GAGGAGGACTGACTGTTCCAAGCAATTTACGGATACTACAATGGCAAGCCTGCAAGAGGAAGCATCACAAGTTAGAGTTCTTGGTCCCTTGGTGGGATTTTCAATTAGGTATCTCTGTAAACCAGTTTCTATCAATCTTTGCTTCATCCAACTCAGATTTCAG GCGTAgagcattttcttttttgttctttgaagGCGAAAATGAAGAGCTGAATACTTCACAGACAGTTGAATCTCACTCTTTTCCACAACATTTTGTGGAAGCCAAAGAGCGACTCGGCTTTGCTCCAGCTGCCATCGTTTTATCTCGAAGAGAATGTTATGATTCTTCATCACCTTTGAGATCATTGGACTACAATAGGCAACCAAGACCAAGTATCCCTATAGTTG CTGCACGAAAAGTGAAACCTGAACTTcttaaagagaatgaaaacCCGGACTTCATTGCAAACCCTTACCAAGCCATTGTCATGGCCAGAGATTCCCTTAGACAAAGAGATGAAAGGGCAAAGCTGAAGGCTGAAATACAGAGAGTGGATGGTGAAGTGAATGATATGAAGCTAAataatgaagaagagaagCTCACAATTCAGGACTTGGAACtgaaattaattaagcatAAACGAAGAGCAGAGAAATGTAGGCGATTAGCAGAGGCACAATCATCTCATAAGACAATGCTGGAGAAGATGATCCGGGATACCATGCACCA GAGTGTTATTTACAAGGAGCAGTTGAGGCTAAACCAAGCAGCGAGTAATGCGCTAATGGCCCGGCTTGAAGCACAGAAGGCAATTTGTAATGCTGCCGAGAAGGATCTCTACCAAAAATATAGACAGAGAGATGAGCTGGAGAAACAGTTGAGGCCTGAACACGATCAGGCTCGAAAAAGATTAAGAATGGACAAAATGCTATTGGAAGAAACAGACTCTAAAACTCCAACTTTCTTTTTGCCAGGAATCAAGCCAAAGACACCTACACACAAAGAGCTCAGACTATTTCTAGAGGAAGAACAAAGAGCTTCTGAATGTGGTTTGTCTCAAAATGGAGAGCAGAACCAAAAGGAAAGTGATGTGGCCATGGAGAAGCCTGGTGAACATGAGAACAGCAAAGCAATTGTTCCATTAGCGGAAGAAAGCTTAATTACTCAAAGGTTTCAAAACCTAGAAATAGGAGAAGCAAAGAGACACGACATGCTGCTATTCCCTTTCATGCAAGAGTCAGATgtcgaagaagaagaagaagacgaagagaGTAGAAAACAACGAGGGAAAGGAAACATTGAGAAGTGGCTTCAAATGCTGTTGGATGAGAACCAAGAAGATGCACGTCTCcaaaatgaagatgaaagcAGCAGAAGCACAAAAATGAATGCAAATTCCCCACAGAAGGAGGTCGATGTCTCGACGACTacagaagagaaaaacaacaaagagACGGGTGATAAAGAACGTACTGTTGAAGAGAAAGACAGGATTGACAGCAAAAGCGAAAAAGACGTGAACATTGAAGAGAGTGAAAAGAAAGAGCAGAGtggaaaggaaataaaattcaCAAGATCAGACAGTGCAAGGATATTTAGGAGAATCCCATCATCACCATCTCTGATCTTAGGGATGAAAAGGGGAGTAGACTGTATGGGAAAGAAACCAATGGTAAGTGGGGACGACAACGTCGATGTTGAAGATCATGCTTCGAGAAACAGCTTTATCAAATCTTCTATCAAGACACTCAAGAAGGCAGTTATTAGGACATGA